The following proteins come from a genomic window of Pseudomonas sp. Z8(2022):
- a CDS encoding substrate-binding periplasmic protein: MSSCALRRVISLCGLLLCLGTAQAQVRDFDRITESGTLRVALYQNFPPYSYEQDGQPCGVDYELARALAEGLGLKLELMWAPPGEKLDDDLRDYIWRGRVTAQGQLADVMLRVPYDRDYAQMRNELGELVNERVVMFGPYQRERWQLAFDRRRLPEVPSIHALRQHPIGVEVESVPSFYLSSVHSGMLSQETRHYPTPQLAFAAMQGGEVDAVMALRGEVDWLLHEAGDPQLILAENAYPDMGRQIWEIGMAVHETNRQLAYALEEQLEKLILDGSLERLYARYGLRYEKPEQYQ; this comes from the coding sequence ATGAGCTCCTGCGCTTTGCGGCGTGTGATCTCCCTGTGTGGTCTGCTGCTGTGCCTGGGAACCGCCCAGGCGCAGGTGCGTGACTTCGACCGCATCACCGAGTCGGGCACCCTGCGCGTGGCGCTGTACCAGAACTTCCCGCCCTACAGCTACGAGCAGGACGGCCAGCCGTGTGGCGTCGACTACGAACTGGCCAGGGCGCTGGCAGAAGGCCTCGGCCTGAAGCTTGAGCTGATGTGGGCACCGCCGGGTGAAAAGCTCGACGACGACCTGCGCGACTACATCTGGCGTGGCCGGGTGACTGCGCAGGGCCAGTTGGCCGACGTGATGCTGCGGGTGCCCTACGACCGCGACTACGCACAGATGCGCAACGAGCTGGGCGAACTGGTCAACGAACGGGTGGTGATGTTCGGCCCCTATCAGCGCGAGCGCTGGCAGCTGGCCTTCGACCGTCGGCGTCTGCCCGAGGTGCCGAGCATCCATGCCTTGCGACAGCATCCGATCGGTGTGGAAGTGGAGAGCGTGCCGTCGTTCTACCTCAGTTCGGTGCACAGTGGCATGCTCAGCCAGGAAACCCGCCACTACCCGACGCCGCAACTGGCCTTCGCCGCCATGCAGGGCGGTGAAGTGGATGCAGTGATGGCGCTGCGTGGCGAGGTCGACTGGCTGCTGCACGAGGCGGGCGATCCGCAGCTGATACTTGCGGAAAACGCCTATCCGGACATGGGCCGGCAGATCTGGGAGATCGGCATGGCGGTGCACGAGACCAACCGGCAACTGGCCTATGCCCTGGAAGAACAGCTGGAAAAGCTGATTCTCGATGGTTCGCTCGAGCGCCTGTATGCGCGCTACGGGCTGCGTTACGAGAAGCCTGAACAATACCAATAG
- a CDS encoding quinoprotein dehydrogenase-associated SoxYZ-like carrier, with product MDWRSLMLLALFAWAWEARAAAPDPVTSVMWDYYHQRLLNAEPFVFDDRVRLEVPPFAEDSRQVPIQIDASAYRGKVRRILAWAELNPIPQIFDFTPGEQLEPSLAIRIRVEQATPIRAAVLTDDGVWHIGSARIEAAGGGCTAPSVVRAEAGWEERLGQVLGKRFERGDGSRLRLQVSHPMDNGLVGGIPEFYIEEAELRGADGQVLGRLELFPAVGENPTLTFDLRDDQSAELWLRDNNGNEFQADLPAENRRSS from the coding sequence ATGGATTGGCGCAGCCTGATGTTGCTGGCCCTGTTTGCCTGGGCCTGGGAGGCGCGGGCCGCCGCGCCCGATCCGGTCACCTCGGTGATGTGGGACTACTACCATCAGCGCCTGCTCAACGCCGAGCCCTTCGTCTTCGACGACAGGGTTCGCCTCGAGGTGCCGCCGTTCGCCGAGGATTCGCGCCAGGTGCCGATCCAGATCGACGCCAGTGCCTATCGCGGCAAGGTCAGGCGCATTCTGGCCTGGGCCGAGCTCAATCCGATTCCGCAGATCTTCGATTTCACCCCGGGCGAGCAGCTGGAGCCGAGCCTGGCGATTCGCATCCGCGTCGAGCAGGCCACGCCGATCCGCGCGGCGGTGCTGACCGACGACGGCGTCTGGCATATCGGCTCGGCGCGCATCGAGGCTGCCGGTGGTGGCTGCACCGCGCCCAGCGTGGTACGCGCCGAGGCCGGCTGGGAGGAGCGCCTGGGTCAGGTGCTCGGCAAGCGCTTCGAACGCGGCGACGGCAGCCGCCTGCGCCTGCAGGTCTCGCACCCGATGGACAACGGCCTGGTTGGCGGCATCCCCGAGTTCTACATCGAAGAGGCCGAACTGCGCGGTGCCGACGGCCAGGTGCTGGGCCGCCTGGAACTGTTCCCGGCGGTCGGCGAGAACCCGACGCTGACCTTCGACCTGCGTGATGATCAATCCGCGGAGCTGTGGCTGCGCGACAACAACGGCAATGAATTTCAGGCCGATCTGCCGGCCGAGAACAGGAGATCCTCATGA
- a CDS encoding EthD family reductase, with protein MIKVSVLYPNAAGVRFDLDYYCDTHMALVRECLGAACRGIAVDHGLAGGAPGEPAPFVAVGHLLFDSLEAFQQAFAPHAERIMGDLPNFTNATPVLQISEVCLA; from the coding sequence ATGATCAAAGTCAGTGTGCTGTATCCGAACGCAGCCGGGGTGCGCTTCGACCTCGACTACTACTGCGACACCCACATGGCGCTGGTGCGCGAGTGCCTCGGCGCGGCCTGCAGGGGCATTGCCGTAGACCACGGCCTGGCGGGTGGCGCGCCCGGTGAGCCGGCGCCGTTCGTGGCGGTCGGGCATCTGCTGTTCGACAGCCTGGAGGCCTTCCAGCAGGCCTTCGCCCCGCATGCCGAGCGGATCATGGGTGATCTGCCCAATTTCACCAACGCCACGCCCGTGCTGCAGATCAGCGAGGTCTGCCTGGCCTGA
- a CDS encoding quinoprotein relay system zinc metallohydrolase 1: MLRFLLLCLVLGCSLAAQAALDYRLAPKQIAPGIWLLEGSTDHFAADNGGNIVNVGFIETSDGVVVIDTGPSRRYGEALRQSIEQTTGKPVVRVLLTHHHPDHVLGNQAFADVPIAALPETTRLLAEQGDAMAENMYRLVGDWMRGTEVVLPSEALQEGPLEIGGRRLQLLALRGHTGADLAILDERTGVLFAGDILFYQRALTTPNSPGLDVWLADLDRLEALTWQQIVPGHGPVTRDAAPFAQMRDYLGWLDDLLRKGAEQGAEMNELIRAPIPERFAEVSLSRYELTRSVSHLYPRYERNAMARVDRQD; this comes from the coding sequence ATGCTGCGTTTCCTGCTGCTTTGTCTCGTCCTCGGCTGCAGTTTGGCGGCTCAGGCTGCGCTCGACTACCGTCTGGCCCCGAAGCAGATCGCGCCCGGCATCTGGCTGCTGGAGGGCAGCACCGACCATTTTGCCGCGGACAACGGCGGCAATATCGTCAACGTCGGCTTCATCGAGACCAGCGACGGCGTGGTGGTGATCGACACCGGTCCGTCGCGGCGCTACGGCGAGGCGCTGCGCCAGAGCATCGAGCAGACCACCGGCAAGCCGGTGGTGCGCGTGTTGCTGACGCACCATCATCCCGATCATGTGTTGGGCAACCAGGCTTTCGCCGACGTGCCCATTGCGGCGTTGCCCGAAACCACCAGGCTGCTGGCCGAGCAGGGCGACGCCATGGCGGAGAACATGTACCGCCTGGTCGGCGACTGGATGCGCGGTACAGAAGTGGTGTTGCCCAGCGAGGCGCTGCAGGAAGGCCCGCTGGAGATTGGCGGCCGGCGCCTGCAGTTGCTGGCGCTGCGCGGTCACACCGGCGCCGACCTGGCGATTCTCGACGAGCGCACGGGCGTGTTGTTCGCCGGCGATATCCTGTTCTACCAGCGCGCGCTGACCACGCCGAACAGCCCGGGGCTGGATGTATGGCTGGCCGATCTGGATCGCCTCGAAGCGCTGACATGGCAGCAGATCGTGCCTGGCCATGGCCCGGTGACCCGTGATGCAGCGCCTTTCGCGCAGATGCGCGATTACCTCGGATGGCTCGATGACCTGCTGCGCAAGGGAGCGGAGCAGGGCGCGGAGATGAACGAGCTGATCCGCGCGCCGATCCCTGAGCGCTTCGCCGAGGTCAGCCTGTCACGCTATGAGCTGACCCGCAGCGTCAGCCATCTTTACCCGCGCTATGAGCGCAATGCCATGGCGCGGGTGGATCGTCAGGATTAG
- a CDS encoding ABC transporter substrate-binding protein — translation MGRVLFALLLTALLGQAQAESLKIGLNYPRTGNYKDEGLELRRGALLAVEEINRQGGLLGRPLELLSENTDSNAAQATRNVEHFARQGARMVFGGATSEEAIAAGQRARELGLLYFATLGYANDVTGQAGQRYLFRESGSAWMSARVLGEYLAWHLPRQHYYYIVIDDAWGRSIEQTLRLATGSTDRARHGRSTLPPGPVRREQYRAAMDKAAASGADVLVLALLGDNLQRSMRLAHNRGLKQRMQIIVPNLTKSLVQQVGPQVMEDVIGTETWTWDTPKLENSEAGQRFVERYLREHQEYPGGTAASAYTVVQQWADAVRRSASTDAETLIAALEGHSYQLLKDEQQWRDFDHQNLQSIYAVRVRKREQIMRDTLKQHYFEIIHRMSGEQAAPSHDEWIQERGEVLSLQ, via the coding sequence ATGGGACGCGTCCTGTTCGCACTGCTACTGACCGCTTTGCTTGGCCAGGCGCAGGCGGAAAGCCTGAAGATCGGCCTCAACTATCCGCGAACCGGCAACTACAAGGACGAAGGCCTGGAGTTGCGCCGCGGTGCCCTGCTCGCCGTGGAAGAGATCAACCGCCAGGGGGGTCTGCTCGGGCGCCCGCTGGAGCTGCTGAGCGAGAACACCGACTCCAATGCCGCACAGGCCACACGCAACGTCGAGCACTTTGCCAGACAGGGCGCTCGCATGGTCTTCGGTGGAGCTACCAGCGAAGAGGCCATCGCCGCCGGGCAACGCGCCCGCGAGCTGGGCCTGCTGTATTTCGCCACCCTCGGTTACGCCAACGACGTCACCGGTCAGGCCGGCCAGCGTTACCTGTTTCGCGAGTCCGGCAGCGCCTGGATGAGTGCGCGGGTACTCGGCGAATACCTGGCCTGGCATCTGCCGCGCCAGCACTATTACTACATCGTCATCGATGACGCCTGGGGTCGCAGCATCGAGCAGACCCTGCGCCTGGCCACCGGCAGCACCGACCGTGCCCGCCATGGCCGCAGCACCCTGCCCCCCGGCCCGGTGCGCCGCGAGCAGTACCGGGCCGCCATGGACAAGGCGGCGGCCAGTGGCGCCGACGTGCTGGTACTGGCGCTGCTCGGCGACAACCTGCAGCGCAGCATGCGTCTGGCACACAACAGGGGCCTGAAACAGCGCATGCAGATCATCGTGCCGAACCTGACCAAGAGCCTGGTGCAGCAGGTCGGCCCGCAGGTAATGGAGGACGTGATCGGCACCGAAACCTGGACCTGGGACACCCCGAAACTGGAGAACAGTGAAGCCGGCCAGCGCTTCGTCGAACGCTATCTGCGCGAACATCAGGAGTACCCGGGCGGTACCGCTGCCTCCGCCTACACCGTCGTTCAGCAATGGGCCGATGCCGTCAGGCGCAGCGCCAGCACCGATGCCGAAACCCTTATCGCCGCGCTCGAGGGTCATAGCTACCAGTTGCTCAAGGACGAGCAGCAATGGCGCGATTTCGACCATCAGAATCTGCAGAGCATCTATGCCGTGCGCGTGCGCAAGCGCGAGCAGATCATGCGTGACACGCTCAAGCAGCATTACTTCGAGATCATTCACCGCATGAGCGGCGAGCAGGCCGCACCCAGTCACGACGAGTGGATCCAGGAACGAGGCGAAGTGCTCAGCCTGCAGTGA
- a CDS encoding methanol/ethanol family PQQ-dependent dehydrogenase, whose product MKHAGLRQPFLLTALCAAMLLPSAAALAVTDAEILKDATTTNEIVTNGLGLQGQRYSPLNILNDQNVKELRPVWAMSFGGEKQRGQQAQPLIKDGVMYVTASYSRVFAVDARTGRELWQYEARLPDDIRPCCDVINRGVALYDDLVIFGTLDAKLVALNKDTGKVVWRKNVADHKAGYSITAAPLVVNGKLITGVSGGEFGVVGKIEAYNPKNGELLWSRPTVEGHMGYVYKDGKAVENGISGGEAGKTWPGDLWKTGGAAPWLGGYYDADTNLLFFGTGNPAPWNSHLRPGDNLYSSSRLALNPDDGSIKWHFQTTPHDGWDFDGVNELISFDYQEGGKTVKAAATADRNGFFYVLDRTNGKFIRGFPFVDKITWAKGLDKNGRPIYDDSNRPGSPSAAEKGTSVFAAPAFLGAKNWMPMAYSQDTGLFYVPSNEWGMDIWNEDIAYKKGAAYLGAGFTIKPLNEEYIGVLRAIDPKTGKEVWRHKNYAPLWGGVLTTKGNLVFTGNPEGYLQAFNARTGEKVWEFQTGSGVIGSPVTWEMDGEQYVSVLSGWGGAVPLWGGEVAKRVKHLNQGGMLWTFKLPKELVAKR is encoded by the coding sequence ATGAAACACGCCGGTCTTCGCCAGCCCTTCCTCCTCACCGCACTCTGTGCCGCCATGCTGTTGCCGTCCGCCGCCGCGCTGGCGGTCACCGACGCCGAGATTCTCAAGGACGCCACCACCACCAATGAGATCGTCACCAACGGTCTCGGTCTGCAGGGGCAGCGCTACAGCCCGCTGAACATCCTCAACGATCAGAACGTCAAGGAACTGCGTCCGGTGTGGGCCATGTCCTTTGGTGGCGAGAAGCAGCGTGGCCAGCAGGCGCAGCCGCTGATCAAGGACGGCGTGATGTACGTCACTGCCTCCTACTCGCGGGTGTTCGCCGTCGATGCCCGTACCGGTCGCGAGCTGTGGCAGTACGAAGCGCGCCTGCCGGACGACATCCGCCCCTGCTGTGACGTGATCAACCGGGGTGTCGCCCTGTACGACGATCTGGTGATCTTCGGCACCCTGGACGCCAAGCTGGTGGCGCTGAACAAGGACACCGGCAAGGTGGTCTGGCGCAAGAATGTAGCCGATCACAAGGCCGGCTATTCGATCACCGCAGCGCCGCTGGTGGTCAACGGCAAGCTGATCACCGGTGTCTCCGGTGGCGAGTTCGGCGTGGTCGGCAAGATCGAAGCCTACAACCCGAAGAACGGCGAGCTGCTGTGGAGCCGTCCGACCGTGGAAGGCCACATGGGCTACGTCTACAAGGACGGCAAGGCCGTGGAAAACGGCATCAGCGGTGGCGAGGCCGGCAAGACCTGGCCGGGCGATCTGTGGAAGACCGGCGGCGCCGCGCCCTGGCTGGGCGGTTACTACGATGCCGATACCAACCTGCTGTTCTTCGGTACCGGCAACCCGGCGCCGTGGAACTCGCACCTGCGCCCTGGCGACAACCTCTATTCGTCCTCGCGTCTGGCGCTCAACCCGGACGACGGCAGCATCAAATGGCACTTCCAGACCACGCCACATGACGGCTGGGACTTCGACGGTGTCAACGAGCTGATCTCCTTCGACTACCAGGAAGGCGGCAAGACCGTGAAGGCGGCTGCGACCGCGGACCGCAACGGCTTCTTCTACGTGCTCGACCGCACCAACGGCAAGTTCATCCGCGGCTTCCCCTTCGTCGACAAGATCACCTGGGCCAAGGGTCTGGACAAGAATGGCCGGCCGATCTACGACGACAGCAACCGTCCCGGCTCGCCGAGCGCGGCAGAGAAGGGTACGAGCGTATTCGCCGCACCGGCCTTCCTCGGCGCGAAGAACTGGATGCCCATGGCCTACAGCCAGGACACCGGCCTGTTCTACGTGCCGTCCAACGAATGGGGCATGGACATCTGGAACGAGGACATCGCCTACAAAAAGGGCGCGGCCTACCTGGGTGCCGGCTTCACCATCAAGCCGCTCAACGAGGAATACATCGGCGTGCTGCGCGCCATCGATCCTAAGACCGGCAAGGAAGTCTGGCGGCACAAGAACTATGCGCCGCTGTGGGGCGGGGTGCTGACCACCAAGGGCAACCTGGTGTTCACCGGCAACCCGGAAGGCTACCTGCAGGCGTTCAACGCCAGGACCGGTGAGAAGGTCTGGGAATTCCAGACCGGCTCGGGTGTGATCGGCTCGCCGGTGACCTGGGAAATGGACGGCGAGCAGTACGTCTCGGTGCTCTCCGGTTGGGGCGGTGCGGTACCGCTGTGGGGCGGTGAAGTGGCCAAGCGCGTCAAGCACCTGAACCAGGGCGGCATGCTGTGGACCTTCAAACTGCCGAAGGAGCTGGTAGCCAAGCGCTGA
- a CDS encoding aldehyde dehydrogenase family protein, with product MIYAKPGSAGSVVTLKPRYGNYIGGEFVAPLSGQYFSNTSPVDGSVIGEFPRSNAADIDKALDAAHAAADAWGRTSVQERSHILLKIADRIEANLELLAVAETWDNGKAVRETLNADVPLSADHFRYFAGCIRAQEGSTAEINDGTVAYHFHEPLGVVGQIIPWNFPLLMAAWKLAPALAAGNAIVMKPAEQTPLSITLLVEIIGDLLPPGVLNIVQGFGREAGEALATSKRIAKIAFTGSTPVGSHILKCAAENIIPSTVELGGKSPNIFFADIMNAEPAFIEKAAEGLVLGFFNQGEVCTCPSRALVQESIYDAFMAEVMKKVKQIKRGNPLDTETMVGAQASQQQFDKILSYLEIAQQEGAQVLTGGAAERLEGDLASGYYIQPTLLKGTNKMRVFQEEIFGPVIGVTTFKDEAEALAIANDTEFGLGAGVWSRDINVAYRMGRAIKAGRVWTNCYHLYPAHAAFGGYKKSGVGRETHKMMLDHYQQTKNLLVSYDINPLGFF from the coding sequence ATGATTTACGCGAAACCGGGTTCCGCAGGCTCCGTCGTCACCCTCAAGCCGCGCTATGGCAACTATATCGGCGGTGAATTCGTCGCTCCGCTGAGCGGCCAGTACTTCAGCAACACCAGCCCGGTCGACGGCTCGGTGATCGGCGAATTCCCCCGCTCCAATGCCGCCGACATCGACAAGGCGCTGGACGCCGCGCATGCCGCTGCCGATGCCTGGGGCCGCACCAGCGTGCAGGAGCGCTCGCACATCCTGCTGAAGATCGCCGACCGTATCGAAGCCAACCTCGAACTGCTGGCCGTGGCCGAAACCTGGGACAACGGCAAGGCCGTGCGTGAGACGCTGAACGCCGACGTGCCACTGTCCGCCGACCACTTCCGCTACTTCGCCGGCTGCATTCGCGCCCAGGAAGGCAGCACCGCCGAAATCAACGACGGCACCGTGGCCTACCACTTCCATGAGCCGCTGGGCGTGGTCGGGCAGATCATTCCGTGGAACTTCCCGCTGCTGATGGCCGCCTGGAAGCTGGCTCCGGCCCTGGCTGCCGGCAACGCCATCGTCATGAAGCCGGCCGAGCAGACGCCACTGTCGATCACCCTGCTGGTGGAAATCATCGGCGACCTGCTGCCGCCGGGCGTGCTCAACATCGTCCAGGGCTTCGGTCGTGAAGCCGGCGAAGCACTGGCCACCAGCAAGCGCATCGCCAAGATCGCCTTCACCGGTTCCACCCCGGTCGGCTCGCACATCCTCAAGTGCGCCGCCGAGAACATCATTCCCTCCACCGTGGAGCTGGGCGGCAAATCGCCGAACATCTTCTTCGCCGACATCATGAACGCCGAGCCGGCCTTCATCGAGAAGGCCGCCGAAGGTCTGGTGCTGGGCTTCTTCAATCAGGGCGAGGTGTGCACCTGCCCGTCGCGTGCGCTGGTGCAGGAGTCGATCTACGACGCCTTCATGGCCGAGGTGATGAAGAAGGTCAAGCAGATCAAGCGTGGCAACCCGCTGGACACCGAAACCATGGTCGGCGCCCAGGCCTCGCAGCAGCAGTTCGACAAGATCCTCAGCTACCTCGAAATCGCTCAGCAGGAAGGCGCGCAGGTGCTGACCGGCGGTGCGGCCGAGCGTCTGGAGGGTGACCTGGCCAGCGGTTACTACATCCAGCCGACCCTGCTCAAGGGCACCAACAAGATGCGCGTGTTCCAGGAAGAGATCTTCGGCCCGGTGATCGGTGTGACCACCTTCAAGGACGAAGCCGAAGCCCTGGCGATTGCCAACGACACCGAGTTCGGCCTGGGTGCCGGCGTGTGGAGCCGCGACATCAACGTCGCCTACCGCATGGGTCGTGCGATCAAGGCCGGTCGCGTATGGACCAACTGCTACCACCTGTACCCGGCGCACGCTGCGTTCGGTGGCTACAAGAAGTCCGGTGTCGGCCGCGAAACCCACAAGATGATGCTCGACCACTATCAGCAGACCAAGAACCTGCTGGTGAGCTACGACATCAATCCGCTGGGCTTCTTCTGA
- the pqqA gene encoding pyrroloquinoline quinone precursor peptide PqqA, producing the protein MWTKPAYTDLRIGFEVTMYFANR; encoded by the coding sequence ATGTGGACTAAACCCGCCTACACCGACCTGCGCATTGGCTTCGAAGTGACGATGTATTTCGCCAACCGCTGA
- the pqqB gene encoding pyrroloquinoline quinone biosynthesis protein PqqB — protein MHIQILGSAAGGGFPQWNCNCRNCRGVRAGTLRAQPRTQSSIAISDDGQQWILCNASPDIRAQLEAFPALQPARKLRDTAIAGIVLLDSQIDHCTGLLTLREGCPHQVWCTEMVHQDLTTGFPLFNMLSHWNGGLQHRLIELDAEPFVIPACPALSITAIALRSSAPPYSPHRGNPHPGDNIGLFIEDRRTGRCLFYAPGLGQVDEQLLGWMRRADCLLVDGTLWRDDEMRVCEVGDKLGSEMGHLCQSGPGGMIEVLDGLPSARKILIHINNTNPILDLDSPERAELDAHGIEVAFDGMSIRL, from the coding sequence ATGCATATCCAGATTCTCGGCTCCGCCGCCGGTGGCGGCTTTCCCCAGTGGAACTGCAACTGCCGCAACTGCCGCGGCGTACGGGCCGGCACCTTGCGGGCGCAGCCGCGCACGCAATCGTCCATTGCCATTTCCGATGACGGTCAGCAGTGGATCCTGTGCAACGCCTCACCGGATATTCGCGCGCAGCTCGAAGCCTTTCCTGCGCTGCAACCGGCGCGCAAGCTGCGTGATACGGCAATTGCCGGCATCGTTCTGCTCGACAGCCAGATCGACCACTGTACCGGCCTCCTGACCCTGCGCGAAGGCTGCCCGCATCAGGTCTGGTGTACCGAGATGGTGCATCAGGATCTGACCACCGGCTTCCCGCTGTTCAACATGCTCAGCCACTGGAATGGCGGCCTGCAGCACCGCTTGATCGAGCTGGATGCTGAGCCGTTCGTCATTCCCGCCTGCCCGGCGCTGAGCATCACCGCCATCGCCCTGCGCAGCAGCGCGCCGCCGTATTCGCCGCACCGCGGCAATCCGCATCCGGGCGACAACATCGGCCTGTTCATCGAGGACCGGCGCACTGGCCGCTGCCTGTTCTACGCCCCTGGCCTGGGCCAGGTGGATGAGCAGCTGCTCGGCTGGATGCGCCGCGCCGACTGCCTGTTGGTCGATGGCACGCTGTGGCGCGACGACGAGATGCGCGTCTGCGAGGTAGGCGACAAGCTCGGCAGCGAGATGGGTCACCTGTGCCAGAGTGGCCCGGGCGGCATGATCGAGGTGCTCGACGGCTTGCCTTCGGCACGCAAGATCCTTATCCATATCAACAACACCAACCCGATTCTCGACCTGGATTCGCCCGAGCGTGCCGAGCTGGACGCGCATGGCATCGAGGTCGCCTTCGACGGCATGAGCATCCGCCTGTAA
- the pqqC gene encoding pyrroloquinoline-quinone synthase PqqC encodes MSQTAMSPAEFEQALRAKGALYHIHHPFHRAMYEGRATREQIQGWVANRFYYQVNIPMKDAAILANCPDRETRREWIQRILDHDGAPGEEGGIEAWLRLAESVGLDREQVLSQELVLPGVRFAVDAYVNFARRASWQEAASSSLTELFAPQIHQSRLDAWPQHYPWIDATGYDYFRKRLKEARRDVEHGLRITLEHYRTREAQERMLQILQFKLDVLWSMLDAMSMAYELERPPYHTVTAERVWHRGIAL; translated from the coding sequence ATGAGCCAGACTGCCATGAGCCCCGCTGAATTCGAGCAGGCGCTGCGCGCCAAGGGCGCGCTCTACCACATCCACCATCCGTTCCATCGCGCCATGTACGAAGGACGGGCGACCCGCGAGCAGATCCAGGGCTGGGTGGCCAACCGGTTCTATTACCAGGTCAACATCCCGATGAAGGACGCGGCGATCCTCGCCAATTGCCCGGATCGCGAAACCCGCCGCGAGTGGATTCAGCGCATTCTCGACCATGACGGTGCACCGGGCGAGGAGGGCGGCATCGAGGCCTGGCTGCGCCTGGCCGAGTCGGTCGGGCTCGACCGCGAGCAGGTGCTGTCGCAGGAACTGGTGCTGCCCGGCGTGCGCTTCGCCGTCGATGCCTACGTCAACTTCGCTCGCCGTGCCAGCTGGCAGGAAGCGGCCAGCAGTTCGCTGACCGAACTGTTCGCCCCGCAGATCCACCAGTCGCGCCTGGATGCCTGGCCGCAGCACTATCCATGGATTGATGCCACCGGCTACGACTACTTCCGCAAGCGCCTGAAGGAGGCGCGCCGTGATGTCGAACATGGCCTGCGCATCACCCTCGAACACTACCGCACCCGCGAGGCGCAGGAGCGCATGCTGCAGATCCTGCAGTTCAAGCTGGATGTGCTGTGGAGCATGCTCGATGCCATGAGCATGGCCTACGAGCTGGAGCGCCCGCCGTATCACACCGTGACTGCCGAGCGCGTCTGGCATCGGGGGATAGCCCTGTGA
- the pqqD gene encoding pyrroloquinoline quinone biosynthesis peptide chaperone PqqD produces MLAPGSVPAIRRGFRLQFEPAQGCHVLLYPEGMIKLNDSAGEILQQVDGKRSVAEIIGNLHQRFPDVPGIDEDILAFMEVAHAQFWIELR; encoded by the coding sequence ATGCTGGCGCCTGGCAGCGTCCCGGCCATCCGCCGTGGTTTCCGCCTGCAGTTCGAACCGGCTCAGGGCTGCCATGTGCTGCTCTACCCGGAAGGCATGATCAAGCTCAACGACAGTGCTGGCGAAATCCTCCAGCAGGTCGACGGCAAGCGCTCGGTGGCCGAGATCATCGGCAACCTGCACCAGCGCTTTCCCGATGTGCCCGGTATTGACGAGGACATCCTCGCATTCATGGAGGTGGCCCATGCTCAGTTCTGGATCGAGCTTCGCTAA